CTAATTGCACCTGAGCAACTCTTATCCGGTATCCCTTCAATACCGATTGAGTCCGGTTCCGGCAATGAGTCTCTATTATCCCCCGCATCCGGTTATCAATTCAGATTTGATTTTGACATCGGCTATCTTAGAAAAAGTCCGTGTCGCATCTGTGCGAATCAGCCGGAATTGCCGAATTGCGCAGAGTCCTGTCAAGTATTGGATAAACTCCATTCTGTTTTATCCAGAAGCATAACCTGTTACCGGTAACCGTCACCATACGATGTGGAAAACAGTCTTACTCATATTATTGGCGGTCCTTTACGGAGCCTCCCCCTATGATATTTTTCCGGATTTCATTCCGGGCTGGGGGTGGCTTGATGATATCGCCGTTATATGGTTCCTATGGCATCTGTATAAGCGGATTCAGCAACGTCTCATGGAATCCGGGTCTGCAGATCAACATGACGGGAAAGGCGCCCGACAAAATGATGCGGGTCGAGCGCACGAGTCAAAAGACCAAACCAACGGAAAACAATTTAAAAAGTCCCCGCATACCATCTTGGGGGTCTTGCCGAATGCTTCCGGAGAGGAGATAAAGCAAGCCTACCGGCGATTGGCGAATCAATACCATCCAGACAAGGTCAGCCACCTCGGTGATGAGTTTAAACTATTAGCGGAAAAGCGGTTTAAAGAAATTCAGGAAGCCTATCAATCCTTGATGAAACCATAGATCTCCCCTGCTTTTCCGCGAATCCTATTTTTTCAACCAGTAGGGGTTGATCAGATCTTCAAAAATGGCCAAGGCGGCCGCAGATCCCTGCCCGGTGGCCGTAACAATCTGTTTGTATCCGCCCTCCACATCTCCGGCCGAATATATTCCGGGAATATTGGTCCGGTGATGGCCATCGTGCTTGATAAATCCGTCAGGCGTGAGCTCAACGCCGATTTTTTGAGCCAGTTTCACGCTCGGTTCATAGCCGATCGCAATAAAAACGCCGTTCGTTTTAAATTCGGAGGTTTCATTGGTTTTGGTGTTGACGAGAAGCACGGATTCCACCTGCTTTTTGCCTTGAATGGCTTGAATCCGAGTATTCCACAGAATGGGGATCTTATTTTCAAATAAATTCCTGGCAAGAAATTCCTGTGCCCGCAATTTATCCCCACGATGAATCAGCGTCACCCGAACCCCCATATGATGCAAATGCAAGGCCTCCGTCACCGCACTGTTGCCGCCGCCGACCATCACCACTTCTTTTCCCTTAAACAAAGGACCGTCACAGGTACTGCAATAGCTGACACCTTTGCCGCTAAATTCCTTTTCACCTTCTGCGCCCAACAGTCTGTGGGTGGCGCCTGTTGCCAACAGAAGGGTCTTGGTATGAAACTTGCGGCGGGTGGTGGTGACGACCATGGGATTGCCGGGAGCGACATTCAAAACCTCCTCACCCTGAAAAATCGGCACATACTCAAGGGCATGGCTGACCATAATATCCACCAGGGTTTTGCCGCCGACTTGCGTGAAACCGGGGTAGTTTTCAACAATAGGCGTTGTGGCCACCTGCCCGCCCAGTGCATCACGCTCGATGACGGCGGCCTTTAAACCGGATCTTTCGGCATAAATACCGGCCGTCAACCCGGCGGGTCCCCCACCGACGATGACCAGATCGGTTTCAACCAGCGCAGCGTCGCTTTCCGGTATAAAAACGGTCACCGGCTCCAGCTTTTGCAATGATGCCATAAAAAGCTCTTCGGGCCGAGCTCCCTGGCCTACCAGAATATCATTGGCATAACATTGCGGCACACTCATGGCCGAATATTTTTCAGCCAGATCGATGTTGCTTTGAATATCTATAATTTCCAATGATACCGTTTCCGGTGCTTCGATGGCCGCCCGAACGCCATTGACCGCTTCTTGTGGGCAATACGGACAGGTGGCGCTCACGAACACTTTAACATCTCTGGGAGAATCGATTTTTTTTAATACTTTTTTAGCTTCATCACTTAATTGACTGCTGCCTAGACCAACCAGAATCAGTGTTTCCAGCATGGTTCGGCCTTCTTCGCCCAAAGGGGCACCAAGCCATCTAATCTTGTATTTTTCGGGTGCGATTAAAAGCGTTGGCGATCTTGTCGCATTCCATTTTTTGGCCAGTTCGTTGTCCAGAAAATATTCCCTGAATTTTATTTTATCCGTCAACTCTCTAAATGCCCGCATGATTTGCCGATTGGTCTGAACAAATAGGCTGTCATCGCCACGAGATACAAAATGATAAACGGGAATTTCATTGGGAAGCTTCTCAAAGGTCGCTCGAAGCTGTTTCATGATATTGGCATTTTCAGATTCTTGTTCGTGCGTATCCATGATAGCCTTCCTTTCCGCTTCGTTTTGGAACCATAAAAATAAAATTGCCGGTTGCCTTAGCGACTTTCGTTTTGTCTCATCAATTGAAGAAGGGCCTCGGCAAGCAAAAGATCCTCCGGCGTGGTAATTTTAATATTGTTTCGACTCCCGAGAATCATTTTAATCCGGTGGCCGGTCTTTTCCAAAAGAACCGCATCATCCGTTCCCAAAATGCCCGACGCCAGTGCCTGCTCATGGGCATGCCGGATCAAATCATATCGAAATACCTGAGGGGTTTGTGCCAACCAGACATTTGCCCGGTCAACGGTGCGAATAATACCGCCATTTTCCGAAATGACCTTTAACGTATCCGAGGCCGGTATGCCCAATATGCAACCGTGATGATTCCGGGCTGCTTTATAGCAGGCGGATAACTGCGCCGTGGTGATAAACGGTCGAACCCCGTCATGAATGGCAACCAAGCCGGTTGGGTCATTAATGGTTCTTAACCCATTATAAACGGATTCCTGCCGCACCTTACCGCCGGGAACCAGCGTAATGGGCTTTTTAGGTGAAACGGGAGGTAGTACAACCTGTCTGCAAAAATCAAAATCGCTTTCCGGAATTACCAATACGATATGATCTGTTTCCCGGCTTTGATTAAAAACACGCAACGTATGAGATAGAATCGGCAGGCCGTCCAATTGTAAAAACTGTTTTCGTACCAGCCCTCCCATTCGAAGGCCTTGACCGGCGGCGACAATTACAGCGGAATTCATAAGATAATAAAGAATGCGTTATATGACTAAAATCATTTTAAGTAATTTAATTCTTGAGGCAAAGGGATCCCTTTGCCCATCGTGTCTTCACCATAATTGACCTCCGACAACACTTCAATATCCCGTAACGCACGAATATCGCCTTGAAAAACGACATGGATAATATTTTCTTTTTGAATTTTTCCGCCGGCCCATTGAATATCCAACACGCTGCTGGCATCAAACCGGTCCTTATCAATGCACAGCTCCACATGGCCACCGTAATGCTGAACAATTTTAGCGACCAGAAGGCTCGGTCGGCTATGAAAACCCAATTTTTGGGGAATGCCGACGGTTATGCTGCCTTTTTCAATATTTTCATTTAAAATTTCCCGCGCCAATTCTTTACCGGTCGTGAGAAAATGACAAACATAATAGAGTCCGTAATTGATGGTTCGATCTAAAAGTCTTTGAGAATCAATGAGTTCCGACAGCCTGTCGCTGACCTGTTTGTAAATGTTTTTATATCCGGCATCATGAAGATGCCGTTCATAAAAATGAAGCAGCCTGCCAATTACCTGCAACAGGTGAAAAACAACGGAAAAATGTCCGCGAAGCTGCTTCATTTTTCGATTCCCGAACAGGTATCCGCCATGAATGACATAGGTATCGAACTGGGATTGCAGATTGTGAACCATCATTTCAAAACTGCGCATTTTGACTTCGTTTACCTTGTCGGGAATAATGCTCATGATTTCCTGAATATCATAAGGATCATAAAACCCGAGCTGATCGAAACTGCGCGCAATATTTAAAAATTCACTGGCGATATAAACAATATTTTCTTTTTGACTTTCCTTATCCAGATCATCAATGTCATAAGGGAGCATCTCACTGGTCGTAACCCCCGGAAAATCATCGGCCTTATAGTCATCCGTCGGCAACTGAATATTAAGACGCTTGGCCTCGTTCAATATCACCGGCGCCATCTTCATCAATGTATTGGTTAAAAAATCAAGCGTTTCAGCGCCTTCTCGTTCAAATTCGTCCGTATCCGAAAGAAAATAAAAATCCAGACGGTTGGAGATGTGTTTCTGTGAATAGCCGGCAGCCCCCAGATGGCGAACAGCCGCACATAATTCACGGTAAAAAAACCAATCCTTGCTGTTTTTAGCCCCGTGAAAATCCAGAAAGTCTTCCAGAAGTTGAGAGGAAGAAATCAATGTGGAATAAAGTTTTTTAGTGAAAAAATGCTGGGGGGTGGTAAATGCGGCAATATAACGGCAACATTTCAAATAATCATGAGAAAATATTCTGACCTTTTCGGAGAAAGAAATGCCGCATGATTCATTTTCGGCGGCGTTAGCGCCCGATGATGCAATGGTTTCCAAAACGTTCATATATCGTATTTCCACGCGTTAATAGCGACGACGTTGTAAAAAGCGGAAAAAACCGGTCGGAGCCGCCAATAAGCCGAATTCTGTGCTCAACCCCGGTTACCCGAAGGCTGAGGAACGATCATTCATCTTAAGGGGCCTGTTGCCAGGCGCCTCTTGCGACCTACCCGGAAGCTCGGGCGGGCAACCCTCAAACGCTTCTCTATTTGGTCTTGCACCGGGTGGGGTTTACCGAGCTCCCCCGGTCACCCGGAGGACTGGTGCGCTCTTACCGCACCGTTTCACCCTTACCCGGCACCAATTGGTGACGGGCGGTTTACTTTCTGTTGCACTTTCCTTCACGTTACCGCGACTCCACGTTATGGAGCACCCTGCCCTGTGGTGTTCGGACTTTCCTCCGACCTCTTTCGAGGCCGACGATCGTTTAGTCGACTCCGACCGGTTATGTTTCCTCTGATACAGAATATATAATTCTATGACAATGCGGACAGAACTGCAAGCTATCTTGCCGTTGAAGCTCATTATACATCTGTGG
The genomic region above belongs to Desulfobacterales bacterium and contains:
- a CDS encoding DnaJ domain-containing protein, translated to MWKTVLLILLAVLYGASPYDIFPDFIPGWGWLDDIAVIWFLWHLYKRIQQRLMESGSADQHDGKGARQNDAGRAHESKDQTNGKQFKKSPHTILGVLPNASGEEIKQAYRRLANQYHPDKVSHLGDEFKLLAEKRFKEIQEAYQSLMKP
- a CDS encoding FAD-dependent oxidoreductase: MDTHEQESENANIMKQLRATFEKLPNEIPVYHFVSRGDDSLFVQTNRQIMRAFRELTDKIKFREYFLDNELAKKWNATRSPTLLIAPEKYKIRWLGAPLGEEGRTMLETLILVGLGSSQLSDEAKKVLKKIDSPRDVKVFVSATCPYCPQEAVNGVRAAIEAPETVSLEIIDIQSNIDLAEKYSAMSVPQCYANDILVGQGARPEELFMASLQKLEPVTVFIPESDAALVETDLVIVGGGPAGLTAGIYAERSGLKAAVIERDALGGQVATTPIVENYPGFTQVGGKTLVDIMVSHALEYVPIFQGEEVLNVAPGNPMVVTTTRRKFHTKTLLLATGATHRLLGAEGEKEFSGKGVSYCSTCDGPLFKGKEVVMVGGGNSAVTEALHLHHMGVRVTLIHRGDKLRAQEFLARNLFENKIPILWNTRIQAIQGKKQVESVLLVNTKTNETSEFKTNGVFIAIGYEPSVKLAQKIGVELTPDGFIKHDGHHRTNIPGIYSAGDVEGGYKQIVTATGQGSAAALAIFEDLINPYWLKK
- the ispD gene encoding 2-C-methyl-D-erythritol 4-phosphate cytidylyltransferase, translating into MNSAVIVAAGQGLRMGGLVRKQFLQLDGLPILSHTLRVFNQSRETDHIVLVIPESDFDFCRQVVLPPVSPKKPITLVPGGKVRQESVYNGLRTINDPTGLVAIHDGVRPFITTAQLSACYKAARNHHGCILGIPASDTLKVISENGGIIRTVDRANVWLAQTPQVFRYDLIRHAHEQALASGILGTDDAVLLEKTGHRIKMILGSRNNIKITTPEDLLLAEALLQLMRQNESR
- a CDS encoding HPr family phosphocarrier protein; this translates as MNVLETIASSGANAAENESCGISFSEKVRIFSHDYLKCCRYIAAFTTPQHFFTKKLYSTLISSSQLLEDFLDFHGAKNSKDWFFYRELCAAVRHLGAAGYSQKHISNRLDFYFLSDTDEFEREGAETLDFLTNTLMKMAPVILNEAKRLNIQLPTDDYKADDFPGVTTSEMLPYDIDDLDKESQKENIVYIASEFLNIARSFDQLGFYDPYDIQEIMSIIPDKVNEVKMRSFEMMVHNLQSQFDTYVIHGGYLFGNRKMKQLRGHFSVVFHLLQVIGRLLHFYERHLHDAGYKNIYKQVSDRLSELIDSQRLLDRTINYGLYYVCHFLTTGKELAREILNENIEKGSITVGIPQKLGFHSRPSLLVAKIVQHYGGHVELCIDKDRFDASSVLDIQWAGGKIQKENIIHVVFQGDIRALRDIEVLSEVNYGEDTMGKGIPLPQELNYLK